From Vreelandella neptunia, the proteins below share one genomic window:
- the orn gene encoding oligoribonuclease: protein MSNETTGAAAGKTAPRNDLLVWIDLEMTGLDPNKERIIEVATLITDADLNVVAEGPVIAVKQPDSLLAQMDDWNQKTHGESGLVARVKASQVETAEAEQQTLAFLQQYAVSGSSPMCGNSIHQDRRFLEREMPALLNFFHYRNLDVSSIKEVAKRWNPGALAGFSKQNVHLAMDDIKESIAELAHYRNTFLRVDQSSDEEE from the coding sequence ATGAGCAACGAAACGACAGGTGCAGCGGCAGGAAAAACGGCGCCGCGGAATGATCTGCTGGTGTGGATTGATCTAGAGATGACCGGTCTCGATCCTAATAAGGAGCGCATCATTGAGGTGGCAACGCTGATCACCGATGCGGATTTAAACGTGGTGGCGGAAGGGCCGGTGATTGCAGTAAAGCAGCCCGATAGCCTGCTGGCGCAGATGGATGACTGGAACCAGAAAACACACGGCGAGTCAGGCTTAGTCGCGCGGGTAAAAGCCAGCCAAGTGGAAACTGCTGAAGCCGAGCAGCAAACCCTGGCGTTTTTGCAGCAGTACGCGGTTTCGGGGTCGTCGCCCATGTGCGGCAACAGCATCCATCAGGATCGGCGTTTTCTCGAGCGTGAGATGCCTGCGCTGCTTAACTTTTTCCACTACCGCAACCTTGATGTGTCGAGCATTAAAGAAGTGGCTAAACGCTGGAACCCCGGCGCGCTGGCGGGTTTTAGTAAGCAGAACGTGCACCTGGCCATGGATGACATTAAAGAGTCCATCGCTGAACTGGCTCACTACCGCAATACGTTTTTACGCGTTGATCAGAGCAGCGACGAAGAAGAGTAG
- the hflX gene encoding ribosome rescue GTPase HflX, translated as MFFERPDAGETAVLVHVDFHDEQKREDPGEFLELVRSAGAEPATLLTASRHRPDSRTFIGSGKLEELRALLAAHEAELVIFNHSLSPSQERNVEQELKCRVLDRTGLILDIFAQRARTHEGKLQVELAQLEYMSTRLVRGWTHLERQKGGIGLRGPGETQLETDRRLLRGRIKSIHKRLDKVRSQRDQNRRARARAEIHSVSLVGYTNAGKSTLFNALTNSEVYAADQLFATLDPTLRRLEIEDVGPVVMADTVGFIRHLPHKLVEAFQATLQEASEASLLVHVIDAADPDRELNVEQVELVLKEIGADDVPVLKVMNKIDKLDSAPRIERDGHGVPEVVWLSAQQGQGLELLHEALTERLANDVIGFSLTLTPEQGKLRAGLHELNAVREEAFDEQGHSVLDVRLPRRDFNQLMAQLGERANTYLPEALRETDEW; from the coding sequence TTGTTTTTCGAACGCCCAGACGCCGGTGAAACGGCAGTTCTTGTTCACGTCGATTTTCATGATGAACAAAAACGTGAAGACCCGGGTGAGTTTTTAGAGCTCGTACGCTCTGCTGGTGCAGAGCCTGCGACTCTACTCACTGCTAGCCGCCACCGACCTGACTCGCGCACCTTTATTGGGTCAGGTAAGTTGGAAGAGCTGCGAGCACTGCTCGCGGCTCATGAGGCAGAGCTGGTGATCTTCAACCATAGCTTAAGCCCCTCTCAAGAGCGCAATGTAGAGCAAGAGCTCAAGTGCCGAGTACTCGACCGTACTGGTTTGATCCTCGATATCTTTGCGCAACGAGCAAGAACACATGAAGGTAAGCTCCAGGTAGAGCTTGCTCAGCTTGAATATATGTCGACTCGCCTCGTGCGTGGTTGGACACACCTAGAGCGGCAAAAAGGTGGGATTGGCCTGCGCGGCCCAGGCGAGACGCAGTTAGAAACTGACCGTCGTCTGCTGCGTGGTCGGATCAAATCGATTCATAAGCGGCTCGATAAAGTACGCAGTCAGCGTGACCAGAATCGCCGAGCGCGTGCGCGCGCGGAAATTCATAGCGTATCGCTGGTGGGGTACACCAACGCCGGTAAGTCAACGCTATTTAACGCCTTAACCAATTCTGAGGTGTATGCAGCCGACCAGCTGTTTGCGACACTTGACCCTACTTTGCGGCGGCTTGAGATTGAAGACGTTGGCCCCGTAGTGATGGCCGATACCGTGGGCTTTATTCGCCACTTGCCGCACAAGTTGGTTGAGGCGTTTCAAGCGACGCTCCAGGAAGCATCGGAAGCGTCGTTGCTGGTACACGTAATCGATGCCGCAGACCCTGACCGCGAGTTGAACGTGGAACAGGTGGAGCTAGTGCTCAAAGAGATCGGCGCCGATGATGTGCCGGTACTCAAAGTCATGAATAAAATTGATAAGCTCGATAGTGCTCCGCGTATAGAGCGTGATGGGCATGGTGTGCCCGAAGTGGTTTGGCTTTCGGCCCAGCAGGGCCAGGGGCTTGAACTGCTCCATGAAGCGCTGACTGAGCGCTTGGCAAATGATGTCATTGGCTTTTCGCTGACACTGACTCCCGAGCAGGGTAAGCTGCGCGCAGGGTTGCACGAGCTTAATGCCGTTCGCGAGGAAGCCTTTGATGAGCAGGGGCATTCGGTGCTTGATGTGCGTTTGCCGCGGCGTGACTTTAATCAGTTAATGGCCCAACTGGGCGAGCGAGCCAACACCTATTTACCTGAAGCGCTGCGTGAAACCGATGAGTGGTAA
- the mutL gene encoding DNA mismatch repair endonuclease MutL: MTATAPRIQVLDPRLANQIAAGEVVERPSSVTKELIENAIDAGSQRIEVEIEQGGARLIKVRDDGIGIGEEDLPLALARHATSKIGSLEDLEGVSSLGFRGEALASISSVSRLELISNAEDDPRHGWRVVAEGRGMEARVTPAPHPRGTSVGVRDLFFNTPARRKFLRTEKTEFAHVEEAFRRQALSRYDIAWVLRHNQKVIHQLPAGHSAAARERRIASLLGKNFIEHARYIEREAGGIRLSGWVGLPTHSRSQADQQYFFVNGRVVRDRLVAHAVRQAYRDVLFNGRHPVFVLYLELDPDVVDVNVHPTKHEVRFRDGRMVHDFLYSSLHHSLASAKPAESAEEHDAEVADTSGASPQGEASEVAAEQPRWQQQGIALTHSPDRHPGAERVRRFMQGYQALHPNHEETLLTPQPSPPSERYSEVREAPLAMPDNDPTAPPPLGFALGQLHGIYILAQNAEGLVLVDMHAAHERIVYERMKTQLAAAKGLDAQPLLVPVSIAASRAEVATAESEQEAIARLGIELDIAGPETLLVRQLPALLAQADPEALVRQMLEELARYGRTHQVEARVHELLSTMACHGSVRANRRLTIDEMNALLRDMERTERSDQCNHGRPTWTQMGLKALDRLFLRGQ, translated from the coding sequence ATGACCGCTACTGCACCACGTATACAGGTACTCGACCCACGGTTGGCCAACCAGATTGCCGCCGGTGAGGTGGTTGAGCGCCCCTCATCGGTCACCAAAGAGCTGATAGAGAACGCTATCGATGCGGGCAGTCAGCGTATCGAAGTAGAGATCGAGCAGGGGGGCGCGCGGCTGATCAAAGTGCGTGATGACGGGATTGGCATTGGCGAAGAGGATTTGCCGCTGGCCCTGGCTCGCCATGCCACCAGTAAGATTGGCAGCCTGGAAGACTTAGAGGGCGTTAGTTCGCTAGGATTTCGCGGCGAAGCGCTGGCATCGATCAGCTCCGTCTCACGGCTGGAGCTAATCTCCAATGCCGAAGATGACCCCCGCCATGGCTGGCGGGTGGTTGCGGAAGGGCGTGGTATGGAGGCACGGGTGACACCTGCGCCACACCCTCGTGGCACTAGTGTTGGCGTGCGCGATCTGTTTTTTAATACCCCCGCCCGGCGCAAGTTTCTGCGCACAGAAAAGACCGAATTTGCCCATGTAGAAGAGGCATTTCGCCGTCAAGCGCTATCCCGCTACGATATCGCCTGGGTATTGCGCCATAACCAAAAAGTCATTCACCAGTTGCCCGCCGGTCATTCTGCGGCGGCCCGGGAGCGGCGTATAGCCTCGCTGCTGGGCAAGAACTTTATCGAGCACGCCCGCTATATCGAGCGTGAAGCGGGCGGTATACGGCTAAGCGGCTGGGTGGGCCTGCCCACCCACTCGCGCTCCCAGGCTGACCAGCAGTACTTTTTTGTCAATGGGCGCGTGGTGCGTGATCGTTTGGTCGCCCACGCGGTGCGTCAGGCCTATCGCGACGTGCTGTTTAACGGCCGTCACCCGGTCTTTGTGCTCTATCTGGAGCTTGATCCAGACGTTGTCGACGTCAACGTCCACCCCACCAAGCATGAAGTGCGCTTTCGTGATGGTCGTATGGTTCACGATTTTCTCTATTCGAGCCTCCACCACTCTCTGGCGTCAGCTAAACCCGCCGAGAGTGCCGAGGAGCATGATGCCGAGGTGGCTGATACGTCAGGCGCATCGCCACAGGGCGAAGCTTCAGAAGTGGCTGCCGAACAGCCCCGCTGGCAGCAGCAGGGGATTGCGCTGACCCACTCGCCGGATCGCCACCCCGGTGCTGAGCGCGTGCGCCGCTTTATGCAGGGGTATCAGGCGCTGCACCCCAATCACGAAGAAACGCTGTTAACGCCTCAGCCGAGCCCTCCCAGTGAGCGATATAGTGAGGTGCGTGAAGCGCCCCTGGCGATGCCCGATAACGACCCCACTGCGCCACCACCACTAGGGTTTGCGCTAGGGCAGTTGCACGGCATTTATATTCTGGCCCAGAACGCCGAGGGATTGGTGCTGGTGGATATGCATGCCGCCCATGAGCGAATCGTCTATGAGCGCATGAAAACACAGCTGGCTGCCGCCAAAGGATTGGATGCGCAGCCGCTGCTAGTGCCCGTCTCCATTGCCGCTAGCCGGGCCGAAGTGGCCACGGCAGAAAGTGAGCAAGAGGCGATCGCCAGGCTGGGTATTGAGTTGGATATAGCTGGGCCAGAGACGCTGCTGGTACGTCAACTGCCGGCGTTACTTGCTCAGGCTGATCCTGAGGCACTGGTGCGTCAGATGCTGGAAGAGCTGGCGCGCTATGGGCGTACCCATCAAGTCGAGGCTAGGGTACATGAACTACTCTCTACAATGGCCTGTCATGGCAGCGTGCGTGCCAACCGTCGGCTTACTATCGACGAGATGAACGCGCTACTGCGCGACATGGAGCGCACCGAGCGCAGCGACCAATGCAATCACGGTCGTCCCACCTGGACGCAGATGGGGCTCAAGGCGCTTGATCGGCTCTTCTTGCGCGGCCAATAG
- the miaA gene encoding tRNA (adenosine(37)-N6)-dimethylallyltransferase MiaA, which translates to MADTRPWAIFLMGPTAAGKTDAAMALHERLGHELISVDSAMVYRGMDIGSAKPSAAELARAPHHLIDIRDPAEPYSAADFRVDALSLMRQISAAGKVPLLVGGTMLYYKRLVEGVANLPSADPAIRQRLEAQWQNEGLLSLHQRLAEVDAVSAQRIHPNDPQRVMRALEVYYASGRPMSELWAEQQPETFPWRVLSIALAPSDRSLLHQRIAQRFEVMLGEGLINEVAALKKRNDLHLGLPAMKSVGYRQVWEYLEGEYDYASLVERGVIATRQLAKRQLTWLRSWPELNWVDSQRSDALDQVLKLVRDSGA; encoded by the coding sequence ATGGCTGATACCCGCCCCTGGGCGATTTTTTTAATGGGCCCGACGGCCGCTGGGAAAACCGATGCGGCGATGGCGCTACACGAGCGCCTGGGGCATGAGCTGATTAGCGTTGACTCGGCCATGGTATATCGCGGTATGGATATTGGCAGTGCCAAACCCAGCGCGGCGGAGCTTGCCCGCGCGCCTCACCATTTGATCGACATTCGCGATCCCGCTGAGCCCTACTCAGCGGCCGATTTTCGTGTAGATGCGCTTTCGCTTATGCGACAAATCAGCGCGGCGGGCAAAGTCCCACTGCTGGTCGGCGGTACCATGCTTTACTACAAGCGGTTGGTTGAGGGGGTAGCAAACTTGCCCTCTGCCGACCCGGCTATTCGCCAACGGCTTGAAGCACAGTGGCAAAACGAAGGTCTATTGTCGCTACATCAACGCTTGGCAGAGGTGGATGCGGTATCCGCTCAGCGCATTCACCCCAATGACCCGCAGCGTGTCATGCGCGCGCTGGAAGTGTACTACGCCAGTGGTCGGCCAATGAGTGAGCTGTGGGCGGAGCAACAGCCGGAAACCTTTCCCTGGCGCGTGTTGTCGATAGCTTTAGCGCCCAGTGATCGCAGCTTGCTGCATCAACGCATTGCTCAGCGTTTCGAAGTAATGTTGGGTGAGGGCTTGATAAATGAAGTCGCCGCCCTCAAAAAGCGTAATGACTTACATTTAGGCCTGCCGGCGATGAAGAGTGTTGGTTATCGCCAAGTGTGGGAGTACCTGGAAGGTGAGTATGACTATGCCTCTCTCGTTGAGCGAGGCGTGATCGCAACTCGTCAGCTAGCCAAGCGACAATTAACTTGGTTGAGAAGCTGGCCAGAACTTAACTGGGTAGATTCACAGCGCTCTGATGCGCTGGATCAAGTGCTGAAACTCGTGCGTGACAGCGGTGCTTAG
- the rsgA gene encoding small ribosomal subunit biogenesis GTPase RsgA: MSKRKLSRQQQWRVEKVQAERAQRAEKRDVQDAEKLAAGEYGAEQPGRVVAHFGRTLEVRNSDNEPVRCHLRANLDGLVTGDRVIWRAGQEGSGVVVAREERDSVLKRPDARGLLKPVAANIDQLLIVFAVEPAPHANLIDRYLVAAEATGIAPVLVLNKTDLLPEDGGELGKLLERYRDLGYPVVRTTTATETGLDDLRSQLEGRTSVFVGQSGVGKSSLIDLLLPDETLRIGALSEDSRKGTHTTTTARLYTMSRAEVADGDLIDSPGIREFGLVHLNEQEVTDGFIEFHDYIGHCRFRDCRHRNEPGCALLAAVEAGKIHPARFTSYRRILDSLDS; the protein is encoded by the coding sequence ATGAGCAAACGTAAATTAAGTCGCCAGCAGCAGTGGCGAGTCGAGAAAGTCCAGGCGGAACGTGCCCAGCGCGCCGAAAAGCGCGACGTGCAAGACGCTGAAAAACTCGCCGCCGGTGAATACGGGGCCGAACAGCCCGGCCGCGTTGTTGCTCACTTTGGCCGCACCCTAGAGGTGCGTAATAGCGATAATGAACCGGTGCGCTGTCACTTACGCGCCAACCTGGACGGCCTCGTTACCGGCGACAGAGTGATATGGCGCGCTGGGCAAGAAGGCTCCGGCGTAGTGGTGGCCCGTGAAGAGCGCGACAGCGTGCTTAAACGCCCTGACGCTCGCGGCCTGCTCAAACCGGTGGCTGCCAATATTGACCAGCTATTGATCGTGTTTGCAGTGGAACCCGCCCCCCACGCCAATCTTATTGACCGTTACCTGGTTGCCGCCGAAGCCACCGGCATAGCGCCAGTGCTAGTGCTCAACAAAACCGACTTACTGCCAGAAGATGGCGGCGAGTTAGGCAAATTGTTAGAACGCTATCGCGACTTGGGCTACCCCGTCGTACGCACCACCACCGCTACCGAAACCGGGCTGGATGATCTGCGCAGCCAGCTTGAAGGCCGCACCTCGGTATTCGTCGGTCAGAGCGGCGTGGGCAAGTCATCGCTAATCGATTTGCTGCTACCCGACGAAACCCTGCGCATTGGTGCGCTCTCGGAAGACTCTCGCAAAGGCACTCACACCACCACCACGGCCCGCCTTTATACCATGAGTCGCGCTGAAGTAGCCGACGGCGATCTCATCGACTCACCGGGTATTCGCGAATTTGGCCTGGTGCACCTCAACGAGCAGGAAGTTACCGACGGCTTTATTGAGTTTCACGACTATATTGGTCACTGCCGCTTCCGCGACTGCCGCCACCGTAATGAGCCAGGCTGCGCTTTACTCGCAGCGGTTGAGGCAGGCAAGATTCATCCAGCACGCTTTACCAGCTACCGGCGCATACTTGATAGCTTGGATAGCTAG
- a CDS encoding NAD(P)H-hydrate dehydratase, with amino-acid sequence MLRPLYKAAQVRELDRRTIAGGIDGFALMQRAASSAWHSFRSRWPQARSISVLCGSGNNGGDGHVLAALAMQSGLKVQRITLKPVEELSGDAARAAELATSAGVGCEDWHAGIELSGEVIVDALLGTGLTGEVEGRFKRAIETINAAGQPVLAIDTPSGLVVDTGAVPGIAVKATCTVTFIGDKVGLHTGDAPAYTGEIDFRPLGVKAQAYFDIPPTAWRLDDSLLAEAFAPRLRTNHKGDMGHVLVMGGAPGFGGAALLACQAAARLGAGKVSLATAPEHIAASLVRCPEVMAHSVRGGAEAAELPSNADVLVVGPGLGQAAWGQAVLQSALQSDTPLVVDADGLNLLARQWPEVRRDNWILTPHPGEAARLLNCSVADIQSDRPAAAQALQRARGGVVILKGAGSLIAGPSGLVVCPYGNPGMASGGMGDVLSGMLGALIAQRGEVEFSAWLGAMVHALAADRAAEEEGERGLLASDLASYARKLINP; translated from the coding sequence ATGCTACGCCCCCTCTATAAAGCTGCCCAGGTGCGGGAGCTCGATCGCCGCACTATTGCGGGTGGCATCGATGGATTTGCGTTGATGCAGCGCGCTGCATCAAGCGCCTGGCATAGCTTCCGCTCACGTTGGCCTCAAGCACGTAGCATTAGCGTGCTATGCGGGAGCGGGAACAACGGTGGCGATGGTCACGTGCTGGCAGCGCTAGCCATGCAGTCGGGCCTCAAAGTACAGCGAATAACCCTTAAACCCGTTGAAGAGCTCAGCGGCGACGCGGCCCGTGCCGCAGAATTAGCAACATCCGCGGGGGTGGGGTGTGAGGATTGGCACGCCGGTATAGAGCTCTCCGGTGAAGTGATAGTCGATGCACTGCTAGGTACCGGGTTAACCGGAGAAGTAGAAGGGCGCTTCAAGCGCGCTATTGAAACGATCAATGCTGCAGGTCAACCGGTACTGGCGATTGATACTCCCTCCGGTTTGGTTGTAGATACAGGTGCGGTACCGGGTATTGCTGTAAAGGCTACCTGCACGGTGACTTTTATTGGCGATAAGGTGGGGCTGCATACTGGCGATGCACCGGCTTATACCGGTGAGATCGACTTTCGCCCCCTGGGTGTCAAAGCCCAGGCCTATTTCGACATTCCCCCTACGGCCTGGCGGCTGGATGATTCGCTGTTGGCAGAGGCTTTTGCTCCGCGCCTGCGCACTAACCATAAAGGTGACATGGGGCATGTGCTGGTGATGGGGGGCGCTCCAGGTTTTGGTGGTGCAGCTCTACTGGCCTGCCAAGCCGCCGCGCGTTTGGGAGCGGGTAAAGTAAGCCTGGCGACCGCCCCAGAACATATTGCCGCCAGTTTGGTGCGTTGCCCGGAAGTGATGGCTCATAGCGTACGCGGAGGGGCTGAAGCCGCTGAGTTGCCCAGTAACGCTGACGTTCTGGTGGTAGGGCCAGGGCTTGGTCAGGCTGCCTGGGGGCAGGCGGTGCTACAGAGTGCACTGCAGTCAGACACCCCGCTGGTGGTAGATGCCGATGGGCTTAACCTGCTGGCGCGCCAGTGGCCGGAGGTTCGCCGTGATAACTGGATATTGACTCCACACCCCGGTGAAGCCGCGCGGCTATTAAACTGTTCCGTTGCCGATATCCAATCCGACCGGCCCGCTGCTGCTCAAGCACTGCAACGCGCTCGGGGTGGTGTGGTGATATTGAAAGGCGCGGGCAGTCTAATTGCTGGGCCTAGCGGTTTGGTGGTGTGCCCTTACGGTAACCCCGGTATGGCCAGCGGCGGCATGGGCGATGTGCTCAGCGGTATGCTTGGGGCGTTGATTGCTCAGCGGGGTGAGGTGGAGTTTAGTGCCTGGCTAGGTGCCATGGTGCATGCGTTAGCGGCCGATCGCGCGGCAGAAGAAGAAGGCGAGCGTGGCCTGCTGGCCAGCGATCTGGCATCCTATGCGCGAAAATTGATTAATCCGTGA
- the tsaE gene encoding tRNA (adenosine(37)-N6)-threonylcarbamoyltransferase complex ATPase subunit type 1 TsaE — protein MQVQLDNEEAQVAFGEALGHVLQGRGLVYLEGELGAGKTTLTRGILRAYGHQGAVKSPTYTLVEPYELNDQRLYHLDLYRLADPEELEFIGGRDVLADDAVTIIEWPSRGEGWLPAPDLRLTLEVVEQGRLVSLAAGSDNGQRMLELLRSKVGQEASGQLENGVIQWK, from the coding sequence ATGCAGGTGCAATTAGACAACGAAGAGGCCCAGGTCGCTTTTGGCGAAGCGCTCGGGCATGTATTGCAAGGACGTGGGCTCGTCTATCTAGAGGGGGAGCTAGGTGCCGGTAAAACCACGTTAACGCGTGGCATCCTGCGGGCTTATGGTCATCAAGGGGCGGTTAAGAGTCCCACTTACACCTTGGTAGAGCCTTATGAGCTGAACGACCAGCGGCTTTATCATCTGGATTTATACCGCTTAGCGGATCCAGAGGAGCTTGAGTTTATTGGTGGTCGAGACGTGCTGGCCGACGATGCAGTCACCATTATTGAGTGGCCCAGCCGCGGTGAAGGGTGGTTGCCAGCGCCTGACCTGCGGCTAACCTTGGAAGTAGTGGAGCAAGGGCGTTTGGTCTCATTAGCTGCGGGTAGTGATAACGGTCAGCGTATGCTTGAATTATTGCGAAGCAAGGTAGGTCAAGAAGCTTCCGGTCAGTTGGAGAACGGTGTGATTCAATGGAAATGA
- the queG gene encoding tRNA epoxyqueuosine(34) reductase QueG, with the protein MSNSTAFARSDGAMTDQKLARLADLIKIWGRELGFQQVGITDTELSAHEDHLDAWLEKGYHGEMGFMAKHGTKRTRPEELEPGTQRIISVRMDYLPAEVESTKVLGQPSRAYVSRYALGRDYHKLIRKRLALLAKKIEQEVGDFGYRAFVDSAPVMERALAQKAGLGWFGKNAMLLNPKAGSLFFLGELYTDLPLPIDAPFEHEHCGSCSACRTACPTGAIVDDKVVDSRKCISYLTIELHGAIPVEFRRAMGNRIYGCDDCQLVCPFTRFTHITQEDDFAPRHDLDRASLISLFGWGEAEFLDKTAGSPIRRIGYQRWLRNIAIGLGNAPWSEAVEAALWARRAYPSALVREHVAWALEEQRRKHGERIATDTCSS; encoded by the coding sequence ATGTCGAATTCCACTGCCTTTGCACGTTCAGATGGTGCAATGACCGACCAGAAACTTGCTCGCCTTGCCGACCTGATTAAAATCTGGGGGCGAGAGCTGGGTTTTCAGCAAGTAGGCATCACCGATACTGAACTGTCGGCTCATGAAGACCACCTCGACGCGTGGCTGGAAAAAGGCTACCACGGCGAAATGGGCTTTATGGCCAAGCATGGCACCAAGCGCACTCGCCCTGAGGAGCTGGAACCCGGCACTCAGCGCATTATCAGCGTGCGTATGGATTACCTGCCCGCCGAGGTGGAGAGCACCAAGGTGCTCGGCCAGCCCAGCCGCGCCTATGTATCGCGCTACGCCCTTGGCCGTGATTATCACAAGCTAATACGCAAACGGTTAGCCCTATTAGCAAAAAAAATTGAGCAGGAAGTCGGCGACTTCGGTTACCGCGCTTTTGTCGATTCAGCGCCGGTGATGGAGCGTGCTCTGGCCCAGAAAGCAGGGCTTGGTTGGTTTGGCAAAAACGCCATGCTGCTCAATCCCAAAGCGGGTTCGCTATTTTTTCTTGGCGAACTGTATACCGATCTACCTCTCCCCATTGACGCACCGTTTGAACACGAACACTGCGGTAGCTGCAGTGCTTGCCGCACCGCTTGCCCCACCGGCGCCATCGTCGACGATAAAGTGGTCGACTCCCGCAAGTGCATTTCGTATCTCACCATTGAGCTTCACGGGGCGATTCCGGTTGAGTTTCGCCGCGCCATGGGCAACCGTATTTACGGCTGCGACGACTGCCAACTGGTCTGCCCTTTTACTCGCTTTACCCATATCACCCAGGAAGATGACTTTGCGCCGCGCCATGACTTAGACCGCGCATCGCTTATCAGCCTGTTTGGCTGGGGCGAAGCGGAGTTTTTGGATAAAACTGCCGGCAGCCCCATTCGGCGCATTGGCTACCAGCGCTGGCTGCGCAATATTGCCATTGGCCTGGGCAATGCGCCCTGGAGCGAGGCTGTTGAAGCCGCGCTATGGGCACGTAGAGCCTACCCAAGCGCACTGGTGCGTGAACACGTCGCCTGGGCACTTGAAGAGCAGCGCAGGAAGCACGGTGAGCGCATTGCTACCGATACCTGCTCCTCTTAA
- a CDS encoding N-acetylmuramoyl-L-alanine amidase has translation MEMRGIAARVYRLLAASFFALAALNVQASSVESMRLWAAPDHARLVFDLSAATNANVFSLENPARLVIDLDDTQMDTDPSTLPLHDSAISSVRTGTREGGGLRVVLELNREIEPRHFTLTPNDQYGHRLVVDLEYPGESAVENPIDPIEAMIRDQEIQAQRASAQGQMPDNVAPPSGAAPAEVQEAKPHPRRDIIIAVDAGHGGEDPGAIGPSGTREKDVVLEIARRLAAEVNGTEGFKAVLVRDGDYYIGLRQRTALAREQKADFFVSIHADAFTSPRPQGSSVYALSQRGATSETAQWLADSENRSDLIGGVDGNLSLRDKDQVLRGVLLDLTMTATLNDSLSIGGQVLEQLGRINRLHKSRVEQAGFMVLKSPDIPSLLIEVGFISNPDEERRLRDPVHQSGLSQAIFSGLREHFERFPPPASLLAWQRDNQRRPSGNEYRIQSGDTLSAIAVRHGVPVNQLRQANDLNGDVIRVGQVLQIPRS, from the coding sequence ATGGAAATGAGGGGCATAGCGGCACGCGTATATCGCTTGTTAGCCGCCAGTTTTTTTGCCCTGGCGGCGCTTAATGTTCAAGCGTCCAGCGTAGAGAGCATGCGGCTTTGGGCGGCGCCAGATCATGCCCGGTTGGTGTTTGATCTCTCCGCTGCGACTAATGCCAACGTATTTTCGCTGGAGAACCCAGCGCGGTTGGTGATTGATCTAGATGATACTCAGATGGATACCGACCCCAGTACGCTGCCTTTACATGACAGTGCGATTAGCTCGGTGCGCACTGGCACACGAGAGGGGGGTGGCCTGAGGGTTGTGCTTGAGCTTAATCGAGAAATTGAGCCGCGCCACTTTACCCTGACACCTAACGATCAGTACGGCCACCGACTGGTCGTTGATCTTGAATATCCTGGTGAGAGCGCCGTCGAGAATCCGATTGACCCTATTGAGGCGATGATTCGGGATCAGGAAATTCAGGCCCAGCGGGCATCGGCTCAAGGCCAAATGCCAGACAACGTGGCGCCGCCTAGCGGGGCAGCGCCAGCAGAAGTGCAGGAAGCCAAGCCGCACCCAAGACGCGATATTATTATTGCCGTCGACGCCGGTCATGGTGGTGAAGACCCAGGGGCTATTGGCCCTTCAGGCACACGGGAAAAGGACGTAGTGCTGGAAATTGCCCGTCGCCTAGCTGCTGAAGTGAACGGTACCGAAGGCTTTAAGGCCGTGCTGGTGCGGGATGGCGACTACTATATAGGGTTGCGTCAGCGTACAGCCCTGGCACGTGAGCAGAAAGCCGACTTTTTTGTCTCGATACACGCCGATGCTTTCACCAGCCCAAGGCCCCAAGGGAGCTCTGTCTATGCGCTTTCTCAGCGCGGCGCCACCTCGGAAACTGCTCAGTGGCTGGCGGATAGTGAGAACCGCTCTGACCTTATCGGCGGCGTCGATGGCAATCTCTCCTTGCGTGATAAAGACCAGGTGCTGCGCGGCGTGTTGTTGGATTTGACCATGACTGCCACGCTGAATGACTCGCTCTCGATCGGTGGTCAGGTATTGGAGCAGTTAGGCCGCATTAACCGGCTGCATAAGTCGCGGGTCGAGCAGGCTGGGTTTATGGTACTGAAGTCTCCCGATATCCCCTCGCTGTTGATCGAGGTTGGCTTTATCTCTAACCCTGACGAAGAGCGTCGGCTACGCGACCCAGTCCATCAATCGGGGCTTTCTCAAGCTATTTTCAGCGGCTTGCGCGAGCATTTCGAGCGCTTCCCACCGCCAGCCAGCCTGCTTGCCTGGCAGCGTGATAATCAGCGTCGCCCTTCAGGTAACGAGTACCGTATACAGTCGGGAGACACCCTGTCAGCGATTGCTGTGCGTCATGGCGTACCGGTTAATCAGTTGAGGCAGGCCAATGACCTGAATGGTGACGTGATTCGCGTTGGCCAAGTGTTACAGATTCCCCGTTCATGA
- the hfq gene encoding RNA chaperone Hfq has product MSKGQSLQDPYLNILRKERIPVSIFLVNGIKLQGQIESFDQFVILLRNTVSQMVYKHAISTVVPSRNVRLPAQDPAEQDAEI; this is encoded by the coding sequence ATGTCCAAAGGGCAGTCCCTTCAAGACCCGTACTTGAACATTCTGCGCAAGGAGCGCATTCCGGTCTCTATCTTTTTGGTCAATGGCATTAAGCTGCAGGGCCAGATCGAATCGTTTGACCAGTTTGTTATCCTGCTGCGTAATACCGTCAGTCAGATGGTTTATAAACACGCTATTTCCACGGTTGTTCCATCTCGCAACGTACGCTTGCCTGCGCAAGACCCGGCAGAGCAGGATGCGGAGATTTAA